One region of Myxococcus stipitatus genomic DNA includes:
- a CDS encoding FG-GAP-like repeat-containing protein, whose translation MRTLVLLLTAALVGLGAVGCGEKSSDDTTKPGDNLPADAGPTSDAGGPDASEPDSGQPEQPDAGRSDAGAPDAGRSDGGSQELAVPTGVTATPGIRELSVAWSFTPATSGSALSSFEVVASPSGPKVAVGAAARTALVTGLANGTQYRVTVTAVFADGTRRASSPSASVRTSDVPGTPSWSRLKGGNQQVELEWTTPSNGGQPIQGYTLTVAPGGQSLTTTQPSAVVTGLTNGVSYTFTLVATNAVGNSSPTTSSSVRAAAVPSAPQDVTVVPGVGSATVKWNVPTSNGGASITSYVITTHPTGTSQTASATSTSLFVSGLTHGATYSFGVAAQNSSGVGAVATTASVTLPAPPSAPVNLTGVYHQGQVELDWRPPASDGGRPITGYRLTSSPAGVDQSLPASPTVVRLSGLAADSTYTFTLTARTDVGAGPPVTSEPILLRAQPRAPTDVRVLSTVGGAVVRWNAASAPATDPVTEYVVTASPGGGSVTVPSGTLVATIPGLTSGTTYLFQVKARNAAGTGRPSAPAYHRHVVPLACEASSFTPVSSYDLSTVAHFVGAGDFNGDSRADVVVGNLFNIFVLTSGPGRTFTRLADSISAGNSLSHSPPVVADFNGDGKLDVAAILDTDSTYKTGGFTVYLGRGTGTFQSPLATPLGTNRTTTFDCLTARDFNADGVLDLFAHVELGPTLLYRGKGDGTFYAPTTIVSSNTYDCPVVADFNGDGYMDYARLDSANNRIVQANGTGTGSFKVPVYAPCTSCYGNLVAGDLDHDGAADDLALLDTEKVRVFSPSGGTLALMSTVAHPRTLGSLWTGPLLVDVTGDGKRDLFLTSSPGSQIHVLPGSAAPTPFSSPRSFGFSGSVYSPASGDFDADGRADVALADTSAVRLYWGGALTPDSIQLDGAPGGLASGDFNGDGATDLAAGSKEKNAIHLSLSGSTERSTAVLSPVFVPPTGSTATGGVEDLVSADLDEDGREDLAAITTTPVGTSPQLVIYRRLSSGGFAPPERYVEVSDQTELIAVDLNEDGRFDLVSTERYTSSKIILSVWLNTGGGRFAPRVSVEVTANYTVDTLTAADLDRDGHMDLALMRPGNPDLDLGQVYVLWGKGDGGFASQTTFTGEYTHRNMGRVDLDGQGTVGLLLDRGEVGLLTFDAARQPTLTPRHTLGLGAGLGILTADFNADGQMDVFSFTEQKSRLVLQQSSSTFTLGPQTSWGFYAQDALIADWNADGLPDLAFNDAEAKTATFVLNVCLPP comes from the coding sequence ATGAGAACACTCGTCCTCCTCCTGACGGCGGCGCTCGTCGGTCTCGGCGCCGTGGGCTGTGGTGAGAAGTCATCCGACGACACGACGAAGCCCGGTGACAACCTCCCAGCGGACGCCGGGCCCACCTCCGACGCGGGAGGGCCCGACGCGAGCGAGCCGGACTCGGGGCAGCCCGAGCAACCCGACGCCGGTCGAAGTGACGCGGGGGCGCCCGACGCGGGCCGGAGCGACGGCGGTTCCCAGGAGCTGGCGGTGCCCACGGGCGTGACGGCCACGCCGGGCATCCGCGAGCTGTCCGTCGCCTGGAGCTTCACGCCAGCGACCTCGGGCAGCGCGCTGTCCTCCTTCGAGGTCGTCGCCTCGCCCTCGGGTCCGAAGGTCGCCGTCGGGGCCGCGGCTCGCACGGCGCTCGTCACGGGGCTGGCGAACGGCACGCAGTATCGCGTCACCGTCACCGCGGTCTTCGCGGATGGCACCCGACGGGCCTCCAGTCCGTCGGCCTCCGTGCGCACCTCCGACGTCCCGGGCACGCCGTCCTGGTCGCGGTTGAAGGGCGGTAACCAGCAGGTGGAGCTGGAGTGGACCACGCCCTCGAACGGCGGGCAGCCCATCCAGGGCTACACCCTCACCGTCGCGCCGGGCGGGCAGAGCCTCACCACCACGCAGCCGTCCGCCGTCGTCACCGGCCTCACCAACGGGGTGAGCTACACGTTCACGTTGGTGGCCACCAACGCGGTGGGCAACTCGTCGCCCACCACCAGCTCGTCGGTCCGGGCCGCCGCCGTTCCCAGTGCGCCCCAGGACGTCACGGTGGTGCCCGGCGTCGGCTCCGCGACGGTGAAGTGGAACGTGCCCACGAGCAACGGCGGAGCGAGCATCACCAGCTACGTCATCACCACGCATCCGACCGGCACGTCGCAGACCGCCTCCGCTACCTCGACGAGCCTCTTCGTGTCGGGCCTCACCCATGGCGCCACGTACAGCTTCGGCGTGGCCGCGCAGAACTCGTCGGGCGTGGGCGCGGTCGCCACCACCGCCTCCGTGACGCTGCCCGCTCCGCCCTCGGCCCCCGTCAATCTCACGGGCGTCTATCACCAGGGGCAGGTGGAGCTGGACTGGCGCCCTCCGGCTTCGGACGGTGGCAGGCCCATCACCGGTTATCGGCTGACGTCCTCCCCCGCGGGCGTGGATCAGAGCCTCCCCGCGTCGCCCACGGTGGTCCGGCTCTCCGGGCTCGCCGCCGACTCCACCTATACCTTCACGCTGACCGCGAGGACGGATGTGGGGGCGGGGCCGCCCGTCACCTCCGAGCCCATCCTCCTGCGGGCCCAGCCCCGAGCGCCCACGGACGTGCGCGTACTCTCCACTGTCGGTGGCGCCGTCGTGCGCTGGAACGCGGCCTCCGCGCCCGCCACGGACCCCGTCACCGAGTACGTCGTCACCGCGTCACCCGGCGGCGGTTCCGTCACCGTCCCCTCGGGCACGCTCGTGGCGACGATTCCGGGGCTGACCTCCGGCACGACCTATCTGTTCCAGGTGAAGGCCCGCAACGCCGCGGGGACGGGGCGGCCCTCCGCTCCTGCGTACCACCGCCACGTCGTGCCCCTGGCGTGTGAGGCCTCCTCGTTCACCCCGGTGTCCAGCTACGACCTCTCCACCGTGGCGCACTTCGTGGGCGCCGGTGACTTCAACGGGGACTCGCGCGCGGACGTCGTCGTGGGCAACCTGTTCAACATCTTCGTGCTCACCAGTGGCCCTGGTCGGACCTTCACCCGACTGGCCGACTCCATCAGCGCGGGCAACAGCCTCAGTCACTCGCCGCCCGTGGTGGCGGACTTCAACGGGGACGGGAAGCTGGACGTCGCCGCCATCCTGGACACCGACAGCACGTACAAGACGGGGGGCTTCACCGTCTACCTCGGACGGGGGACTGGCACGTTCCAGTCGCCGCTCGCGACGCCGCTGGGCACCAACCGCACCACGACCTTCGACTGCCTCACCGCCCGCGACTTCAACGCGGACGGGGTGCTGGACCTCTTCGCGCACGTGGAGCTCGGTCCGACGCTGCTCTATCGCGGCAAGGGCGACGGCACGTTCTACGCGCCCACCACCATCGTCTCCTCCAACACGTACGACTGCCCCGTGGTGGCCGACTTCAACGGGGACGGGTACATGGACTACGCCCGGCTCGACAGCGCCAACAACCGCATCGTGCAGGCCAACGGCACGGGGACGGGCTCCTTCAAGGTCCCCGTGTACGCGCCGTGCACCAGTTGCTACGGGAACCTGGTTGCGGGCGACCTCGACCACGACGGCGCGGCGGACGACCTGGCCCTCCTCGATACGGAGAAGGTCCGCGTCTTCAGCCCCTCCGGTGGGACGTTGGCCCTGATGAGCACGGTCGCTCATCCCCGGACCCTGGGGAGCCTGTGGACCGGCCCCCTCCTGGTGGATGTCACGGGCGACGGCAAGAGGGACCTGTTCTTGACCAGCAGCCCGGGCTCCCAGATTCACGTGTTGCCGGGCAGCGCCGCTCCGACGCCTTTCTCGTCGCCGCGCAGCTTCGGCTTCAGCGGCAGTGTCTACTCGCCCGCGTCGGGTGACTTCGATGCCGACGGTCGGGCGGATGTGGCGCTCGCGGACACCTCCGCCGTCCGGCTGTACTGGGGCGGAGCGCTGACCCCCGACAGCATCCAGTTGGATGGCGCGCCGGGAGGGCTCGCGAGCGGCGACTTCAACGGGGACGGCGCCACCGACCTGGCCGCGGGCAGCAAGGAGAAGAACGCCATCCATCTGTCGCTGTCCGGGAGCACGGAGCGAAGCACCGCGGTGCTTTCCCCCGTCTTCGTGCCTCCGACGGGGAGCACGGCCACCGGTGGCGTGGAGGACCTCGTCTCGGCGGACCTGGATGAAGATGGGCGGGAGGATCTGGCCGCCATCACCACCACGCCGGTGGGGACCTCGCCCCAGCTCGTCATCTACAGGCGCCTGTCGAGCGGCGGTTTCGCGCCCCCGGAGCGCTACGTGGAGGTCAGCGACCAGACGGAGCTCATCGCGGTGGACCTGAACGAGGATGGCCGGTTCGACCTGGTGTCGACGGAGCGTTACACGTCCTCGAAGATCATCCTCAGCGTGTGGCTCAACACGGGCGGTGGACGGTTCGCGCCTCGCGTCTCCGTCGAGGTGACGGCCAACTACACCGTGGACACGCTGACCGCCGCCGACCTGGACCGGGACGGACACATGGACCTGGCGCTCATGCGCCCGGGCAATCCCGACCTCGACCTGGGCCAGGTCTACGTGCTCTGGGGCAAGGGAGATGGCGGTTTCGCCAGCCAGACGACCTTCACCGGCGAGTACACGCACCGCAACATGGGCCGCGTGGACCTGGACGGGCAGGGCACCGTCGGTCTGCTGCTCGACCGGGGCGAGGTCGGATTGCTCACCTTCGATGCGGCCCGTCAGCCCACGCTGACGCCGAGACACACCCTGGGGCTCGGCGCGGGTCTCGGCATCCTCACGGCGGACTTCAACGCGGATGGCCAGATGGACGTGTTCTCCTTCACCGAGCAGAAGAGCCGACTCGTGCTGCAGCAGTCCTCCAGCACGTTCACCCTGGGGCCACAGACCTCCTGGGGCTTCTACGCCCAGGATGCGCTCATCGCGGATTGGAACGCGGACGGACTGCCCGACCTCGCCTTCAACGACGCGGAGGCAAAGACCGCCACGTTCGTGCTGAACGTCTGCCTGCCTCCCTGA